From the Thermovirga lienii DSM 17291 genome, one window contains:
- a CDS encoding flagella basal body P-ring formation protein FlgA (PFAM: SAF domain~TIGRFAM: flagella basal body P-ring formation protein FlgA~COGs: COG1261 Flagellar basal body P-ring biosynthesis protein~InterPro IPR017585: IPR013974~KEGG: cko:CKO_02883 flagellar basal body P-ring biosynthesis protein FlgA~PFAM: SAF domain protein~SPTR: Flagella basal body P-ring formation protein FlgA;~TIGRFAM: flagella basal body P-ring formation protein FlgA), with product MLKTFSRILLLLILVLCPSHAFGEVPEITLEGLQLQRGDGPEVFLHRLQKQHPYIHWSHLEMEPEKLEVYGEVISPKSIYAGARATTIRTRYGERVMAQVVRLRWFAYLVVAAKGIKGGEVLSPEALEIQLVEYKRSYGRCFSDIGEVVGMKSAKSIKKGQPITDRDIERPYLVERGDRVTVVVRSGGVEVEIEGIALESGFQGSRIRVRVPKFRKDIEAVVINEKMVLLDLN from the coding sequence ATGTTGAAGACCTTTTCTCGAATATTGCTGCTTTTGATTTTGGTTTTGTGCCCCTCACATGCCTTTGGTGAAGTCCCTGAGATAACTTTGGAGGGATTGCAGCTTCAGAGGGGAGATGGACCAGAGGTGTTCCTCCATAGGCTTCAGAAACAGCACCCTTACATACACTGGAGTCACCTAGAGATGGAGCCGGAGAAGCTGGAAGTTTACGGTGAAGTGATAAGCCCTAAGAGCATATATGCAGGAGCAAGGGCCACCACAATAAGGACTAGATATGGAGAGAGGGTCATGGCGCAAGTTGTGAGACTGCGTTGGTTTGCCTACCTTGTGGTGGCGGCAAAGGGGATAAAGGGTGGGGAGGTGTTGTCTCCCGAGGCCTTGGAGATACAGCTAGTGGAGTACAAAAGAAGTTATGGAAGGTGTTTTTCTGATATTGGTGAAGTTGTTGGCATGAAAAGTGCCAAGAGTATAAAAAAGGGACAGCCTATAACCGATAGAGATATAGAGAGGCCCTATTTGGTGGAACGAGGAGATAGGGTGACCGTGGTCGTTCGTTCCGGTGGAGTTGAAGTAGAAATCGAGGGTATAGCCTTGGAGTCGGGATTTCAAGGAAGCAGGATAAGGGTGAGGGTTCCCAAGTTCAGAAAGGACATAGAGGCTGTTGTTATCAACGAAAAGATGGTCCTTTTAGATTTAAATTGA
- a CDS encoding flagellar L-ring protein (PFAM: Flagellar L-ring protein~COGs: COG2063 Flagellar basal body L-ring protein~InterPro IPR000527~KEGG: tai:Taci_1145 flagellar L-ring protein~PFAM: flagellar L-ring protein~SPTR: Flagellar L-ring protein), which produces MKSVRKVLLSFLVCILIPSVVFGESLWVDGPSLVADHRPSKVGDIVTVIVSDKTQAKNEAATDLNKQSSLSAGDGLGILDFIKKLGLSTSSSATGDGSTERKYNFTTTITCMVTEVLPGGNLRLEGSKDIKVHKDTVTLKVEGVIRPQDVGPDNTIESDRLANVVVRAEGIGSISDLQNPGLLTRLFNAIF; this is translated from the coding sequence GTGAAGTCGGTAAGGAAGGTTCTCTTGAGTTTTTTGGTTTGCATTTTAATTCCAAGCGTGGTCTTTGGGGAGTCCCTATGGGTGGACGGCCCTTCCCTAGTGGCGGATCACAGGCCATCCAAGGTGGGGGACATAGTGACCGTGATAGTATCCGATAAGACTCAGGCCAAGAACGAAGCTGCCACGGACTTGAACAAGCAAAGTTCCCTTTCCGCAGGGGACGGCCTTGGAATACTGGATTTTATAAAAAAACTGGGGCTCAGTACTTCCAGCAGCGCCACGGGGGATGGCTCCACTGAACGAAAGTACAACTTCACCACCACTATAACATGCATGGTCACAGAGGTGCTTCCGGGGGGTAATCTGCGTTTGGAGGGCAGCAAGGACATTAAAGTGCACAAAGACACGGTTACACTGAAGGTGGAAGGGGTAATTCGTCCCCAGGATGTAGGCCCTGACAACACCATTGAGAGTGACCGTTTGGCCAACGTAGTAGTGAGGGCGGAGGGTATAGGTAGCATAAGTGACCTACAGAATCCCGGCCTTCTCACCAGGCTGTTCAACGCCATATTCTGA
- a CDS encoding flagellar P-ring protein (PFAM: Flagellar P-ring protein~COGs: COG1706 Flagellar basal-body P-ring protein~InterPro IPR001782~KEGG: tai:Taci_1144 flagellar P-ring protein~PFAM: flagellar P-ring protein~SPTR: Flagellar P-ring protein FlgI) → MLRKLIGFVVCFVLFSFPWGDAYAQVYPETRLKDIGRIEGVRSNQLVGVGLVIGLQGTGDKGDLVLAMLGNLVENFGISIDRDDLKSKNTAVVTVTCELPPFARNGQKIDVVVSSAGDAKSLEGGVLLQTPLRAANGLVYAVAQGPISIGGFSAGSGGSSVSKNFSTTGRIPGGAIVERETRWDVQDDGKIMFFLNRPDFTTADRVARAINSSYGMAIASAVDAGTVEIAVPAQYRGNLTPFVASLEGIRVRPDAVARVVINERTGTIVIGGDVRIGEVAVAHGNLTVTVKGKKDVSQPEPFSLGETVVTSEATVAAEEEPGSLAVLRTTATVDDVVKSLNALGATPRDIITILQAIAQSGALQGELVIM, encoded by the coding sequence ATGCTGAGGAAACTGATTGGATTTGTTGTTTGTTTCGTCTTGTTTTCTTTTCCATGGGGAGATGCTTATGCTCAGGTCTACCCTGAGACCAGGCTGAAGGACATAGGAAGGATTGAGGGAGTAAGGTCCAACCAGCTTGTAGGAGTGGGATTGGTTATAGGTCTTCAAGGTACGGGAGACAAAGGGGACTTGGTGCTTGCCATGCTGGGCAACCTGGTGGAGAACTTTGGTATCTCCATCGATCGCGATGATCTTAAAAGCAAGAACACGGCGGTGGTGACGGTAACTTGTGAACTGCCTCCCTTTGCGAGGAATGGACAGAAGATAGACGTAGTGGTTAGTTCTGCCGGCGACGCTAAGAGTTTGGAGGGAGGCGTATTGCTCCAGACCCCCCTTAGGGCTGCCAATGGCTTGGTCTATGCTGTTGCCCAGGGGCCCATATCGATAGGAGGGTTCTCCGCCGGCAGTGGTGGATCCAGTGTGTCGAAGAACTTTTCCACCACCGGCAGAATACCAGGAGGGGCAATAGTGGAGAGGGAGACTAGATGGGACGTTCAGGACGATGGCAAGATTATGTTTTTCCTCAATAGACCCGATTTTACCACCGCCGATAGGGTAGCTAGAGCGATAAATTCAAGTTACGGAATGGCCATAGCCAGTGCGGTAGATGCCGGAACGGTGGAGATAGCTGTGCCTGCCCAATACAGGGGAAACCTCACGCCCTTCGTTGCATCCTTGGAGGGAATAAGGGTGAGGCCCGATGCTGTGGCCAGGGTTGTCATAAACGAGCGAACGGGCACCATAGTGATAGGAGGCGATGTCAGAATAGGTGAAGTAGCAGTGGCCCACGGCAACTTGACGGTCACTGTGAAAGGCAAAAAGGACGTCAGCCAGCCGGAGCCCTTTTCTTTAGGTGAAACGGTGGTGACTAGTGAGGCCACTGTGGCGGCCGAGGAAGAGCCAGGGAGCCTTGCGGTGCTCAGGACCACTGCAACGGTGGATGATGTGGTAAAAAGCCTCAACGCCTTAGGGGCTACGCCTCGAGACATAATAACTATCTTGCAGGCTATAGCCCAGTCTGGTGCGCTGCAGGGAGAGCTTGTGATAATGTAG
- a CDS encoding hypothetical protein (KEGG: tai:Taci_1143 hypothetical protein~SPTR: Putative uncharacterized protein) gives MKVNEAMGSASAPQRHADPSKEQRRLKDACKKFEGIFLAQMLKNSMKGLSSDEDKGRKGNVLCDVAMEMTGEALAEASSGVGIADMLYESLKDSVED, from the coding sequence ATGAAGGTAAACGAGGCAATGGGGAGCGCGAGCGCGCCCCAGCGTCATGCTGACCCTTCAAAGGAGCAACGGCGCCTGAAGGACGCATGCAAGAAGTTTGAGGGAATTTTTCTGGCGCAGATGCTCAAGAATTCGATGAAAGGCCTTTCAAGTGACGAGGACAAGGGCAGGAAGGGCAATGTTCTTTGTGACGTAGCGATGGAGATGACAGGGGAGGCGCTAGCAGAGGCATCTTCTGGGGTAGGGATAGCAGATATGCTTTATGAGAGTCTGAAGGACAGCGTGGAGGACTAA
- a CDS encoding hypothetical protein (PFAM: FlgN protein~KEGG: tai:Taci_0664 hypothetical protein~SPTR: Putative uncharacterized protein) encodes MIRELLNDLIDKNQKQVEALGEVLEVLKEERDVLKANKPELLTGLLEKLQRVTASAMLAEAQRANAAQALADFLGCKPAVKDICLHLDDQDCERLKSSSAELLKMVISIKEISYTLSRQAEEHRFLAELILERLKFMNASTRSEALAIDKRA; translated from the coding sequence ATGATACGCGAACTTTTGAATGACTTAATAGATAAAAATCAAAAACAAGTCGAAGCCCTTGGAGAAGTGCTTGAGGTGCTTAAGGAGGAGAGGGATGTCCTAAAGGCCAACAAACCAGAGCTTTTGACAGGTCTTCTGGAAAAGCTTCAGAGGGTTACTGCATCGGCTATGCTGGCTGAGGCACAACGAGCAAATGCAGCTCAGGCCCTAGCGGATTTCTTGGGATGTAAACCGGCTGTCAAGGATATATGCCTGCACCTGGATGACCAGGATTGTGAGAGGTTAAAATCCTCTTCTGCTGAGCTTTTGAAGATGGTTATCTCCATCAAGGAGATAAGCTACACCCTTTCACGACAGGCGGAGGAGCATCGCTTTTTGGCGGAGCTAATCCTGGAGAGGCTCAAGTTCATGAACGCCTCTACCAGGAGTGAGGCTCTTGCCATAGATAAGAGGGCTTGA
- a CDS encoding CheD (PFAM: CheD~COGs: COG1871 Chemotaxis protein; stimulates methylation of MCP protein~InterPro IPR005659~KEGG: tai:Taci_1308 CheD~PFAM: CheD family protein~SPTR: Probable chemoreceptor glutamine deamidase CheD) — MNRVSIDKEVIQSSSMSISVGMGDIAVGKCPTILFSLGLGSCIGLVLYSPKDKIAAMAHIMLPESSSKPKEASEKPGKYADTAVPALIYELEQLGITTKSLKAKMAGGAKMFATSKAPAMAIGEKNIAKVMEMLDKFKIPIEGKDVGGNKGRSVRFYTETCTLEVKTIGSKPKAI; from the coding sequence ATGAACAGGGTAAGCATCGACAAAGAAGTTATACAGTCTTCCTCTATGAGCATAAGCGTGGGAATGGGAGATATTGCAGTAGGCAAATGTCCCACCATATTGTTCAGCCTGGGGCTGGGCTCCTGCATAGGATTGGTCCTGTACTCTCCCAAGGACAAGATTGCGGCCATGGCTCATATAATGCTGCCCGAAAGTTCCTCTAAGCCTAAAGAGGCCTCTGAGAAGCCCGGCAAGTATGCAGATACGGCAGTACCTGCCTTGATATACGAACTGGAGCAACTGGGGATAACGACCAAGTCCCTCAAGGCCAAGATGGCCGGTGGGGCCAAGATGTTCGCCACATCAAAAGCCCCCGCAATGGCCATAGGAGAGAAGAACATTGCCAAAGTAATGGAGATGTTGGATAAATTCAAAATACCTATAGAGGGCAAGGACGTAGGCGGAAACAAAGGTAGAAGCGTAAGGTTCTACACTGAAACATGCACCTTAGAAGTGAAAACCATAGGTTCTAAGCCAAAGGCCATATAA
- a CDS encoding CheC, inhibitor of MCP methylation (PFAM: CheC-like family~COGs: COG1776 Chemotaxis protein CheC inhibitor of MCP methylation~InterPro IPR007597~KEGG: tai:Taci_1309 CheC, inhibitor of MCP methylation~PFAM: CheC domain protein~SPTR: CheC, inhibitor of MCP methylation): MKKLQEDLLKEIANIGTGNAATALSQLVGKRVEVSIPEAEVLPFEELPTHFGNPETPVCAILSTCYTNLDIHLVMILSEEDAFQLSEMLMGQISISPDGDLYEALVESALAEAGNIVLGAFLNAMGDFLNLELHPDVPSLAFDMLGSVLDILVSIFGEVGDTAFLLNTSLSFPELESMDHFSGKILMVPAPGTFEKIFSIMGVL, from the coding sequence TTGAAAAAACTTCAAGAGGACCTACTGAAAGAAATAGCTAACATCGGTACGGGAAACGCAGCTACAGCACTCTCTCAGCTGGTGGGAAAGAGAGTTGAGGTCAGCATCCCCGAGGCAGAGGTTCTGCCCTTTGAGGAGCTCCCAACCCATTTCGGAAATCCCGAAACTCCAGTGTGTGCCATACTATCCACATGCTACACCAATCTGGACATCCATCTTGTAATGATACTGTCGGAAGAGGACGCCTTTCAGCTGTCCGAGATGCTGATGGGACAAATAAGCATATCCCCCGATGGAGACCTGTACGAAGCCTTGGTGGAATCCGCCCTGGCAGAAGCTGGCAACATAGTCCTAGGGGCCTTTTTGAACGCCATGGGAGACTTCCTTAACCTGGAGCTCCATCCAGATGTCCCATCCTTGGCCTTCGACATGTTGGGATCCGTACTGGACATCTTGGTATCCATATTTGGCGAAGTTGGCGATACGGCCTTCCTCTTGAACACATCTCTCTCTTTCCCAGAGTTGGAGAGCATGGATCATTTCTCTGGGAAGATCCTGATGGTCCCTGCCCCAGGAACCTTCGAAAAGATCTTCTCCATAATGGGGGTTCTGTAG
- a CDS encoding response regulator receiver modulated CheB methylesterase (PFAM: CheB methylesterase; Response regulator receiver domain~COGs: COG2201 Chemotaxis response regulator containing a CheY-like receiver domain and a methylesterase domain~InterPro IPR001789: IPR000673: IPR008248~KEGG: gwc:GWCH70_1133 chemotaxis-specific methylesterase~PFAM: CheB methylesterase; response regulator receiver~PRIAM: Protein-glutamate methylesterase~SMART: response regulator receiver~SPTR: Response regulator receiver modulated CheB methylesterase), whose translation MKTEKIKVLIVDDSALMRLILEDMLSSEEDIEVVGKARNGLDAIEKVKKLAPHVVTLDIEMPVMDGITALRGILEANPTVKVIMFSTLTKRGADATIKCLELGAFDFVHKPSQSDKDEIQSVKTDLITKIRSAFMSLCSDKTLKLDQTYPKKVSKVPDEKGDYNLLLVASSTGGPQALMKLLPQLPKNFPAPIAIVQHMPPGFTKSFSSRLDQLCNIHVVEGSENTPMTPGVAILAPGGQHMIIKETQGRMHCHLANLPPVNGVKPAADVLFQSVSLLENAKPVTVILTGMGKDGAKGALLLKEEKNSFVIAESPETAVIFGMPKAAGEVGAVDIFLLLDQIAPKITSLFQ comes from the coding sequence ATGAAAACGGAAAAGATAAAAGTCCTCATAGTGGACGACTCCGCTCTCATGAGGCTCATATTGGAGGACATGCTGTCCTCCGAAGAGGATATAGAAGTAGTAGGAAAAGCCCGAAACGGTTTAGACGCCATAGAGAAGGTCAAAAAACTTGCACCCCACGTGGTGACCTTGGACATAGAAATGCCCGTCATGGATGGCATAACGGCCCTTAGGGGCATCTTGGAGGCCAATCCAACGGTCAAGGTGATAATGTTCAGCACCCTCACAAAACGAGGAGCCGACGCCACCATAAAATGCCTGGAGCTAGGAGCCTTTGATTTCGTTCACAAACCATCTCAATCTGACAAGGACGAGATCCAAAGCGTAAAAACCGATTTGATAACTAAGATAAGAAGCGCTTTTATGTCTTTGTGCTCCGACAAAACCCTTAAATTAGACCAAACATATCCTAAAAAAGTGTCCAAAGTTCCGGATGAAAAGGGAGATTACAACTTGCTATTAGTTGCATCTTCCACCGGCGGCCCCCAAGCCCTGATGAAACTTCTTCCGCAACTTCCCAAGAACTTTCCCGCTCCAATAGCCATTGTGCAACATATGCCCCCTGGGTTCACCAAAAGTTTCTCAAGTAGATTAGATCAACTGTGTAATATACATGTGGTTGAAGGTTCAGAGAATACTCCTATGACTCCTGGCGTAGCAATCCTGGCACCGGGAGGACAACACATGATAATAAAGGAAACCCAAGGGAGGATGCATTGCCATTTGGCCAACCTTCCCCCAGTCAATGGGGTGAAACCCGCAGCGGACGTTTTGTTTCAAAGCGTTTCGCTGTTGGAAAACGCAAAACCTGTAACCGTAATATTGACGGGTATGGGAAAGGACGGAGCCAAAGGTGCGTTGCTCCTAAAAGAAGAAAAAAACTCCTTCGTGATAGCCGAAAGCCCCGAGACGGCGGTTATATTCGGCATGCCCAAGGCCGCCGGAGAGGTGGGAGCCGTCGATATATTTTTACTTTTGGACCAAATAGCCCCAAAAATAACAAGCCTGTTCCAGTAG
- a CDS encoding hypothetical protein (KEGG: pjd:Pjdr2_3455 flagellar assembly protein FliH~SPTR: Flagellar assembly protein FliH), with protein MKGYEDSFFMIQKLVEKGLAARGVPIYSLNFKSLNEKELAVNIILYLPKDMDTAKDFIIEQFDVKKGQQEHIKGRPLKIPAKLKRKRQGLPEWQDLKGKTMVFVVDTVLHHGLSSLIASTEANPSDEESIAVMKEQISHIENFFNDKPYVQQEAKVDASLKETPHVEEDHTSSSLLSKEDIESALSIIPSGITQRWVELAEENLLAITNSYEVKEDWINKLEPFLKNAGITSEEDLASFAEAHLNSWEDLYEAFETARLQGIIPKDNLSLIDLFCLLLQGCFMSSGRQF; from the coding sequence TTGAAAGGTTATGAAGACTCTTTTTTCATGATCCAAAAGCTTGTTGAGAAAGGGCTTGCAGCTAGGGGGGTCCCCATTTACTCCTTAAACTTCAAGAGTTTAAACGAAAAAGAACTTGCTGTGAACATTATACTTTACCTCCCAAAAGACATGGATACGGCAAAGGATTTCATCATTGAACAATTCGACGTTAAAAAGGGACAACAAGAACATATCAAAGGAAGGCCCCTGAAGATACCCGCAAAACTCAAAAGAAAGCGCCAAGGCCTTCCTGAGTGGCAAGACCTTAAGGGTAAGACCATGGTTTTTGTTGTGGACACCGTACTGCACCATGGGTTGAGCTCGCTCATTGCATCTACTGAGGCAAATCCATCAGATGAAGAATCCATTGCTGTCATGAAAGAACAAATAAGCCATATAGAGAACTTCTTCAATGACAAACCCTACGTACAACAAGAAGCAAAAGTGGATGCTAGCCTTAAAGAAACACCACATGTAGAAGAAGACCACACAAGTTCCTCCTTGCTATCCAAGGAGGACATAGAATCTGCCTTGAGCATCATACCAAGCGGCATAACACAACGGTGGGTAGAGTTGGCAGAAGAAAACCTCCTGGCCATAACTAATTCATATGAGGTGAAAGAAGACTGGATCAATAAGCTGGAACCTTTTTTAAAAAACGCAGGTATCACCTCGGAAGAAGACCTCGCCTCCTTCGCAGAGGCTCATCTAAACAGCTGGGAAGACCTGTACGAAGCCTTTGAAACTGCCAGGTTGCAAGGTATAATCCCAAAGGACAACCTTTCCCTCATTGATTTGTTCTGCCTTTTGTTGCAGGGCTGTTTCATGAGCAGTGGAAGGCAATTTTGA